From the genome of Nicotiana sylvestris chromosome 2, ASM39365v2, whole genome shotgun sequence, one region includes:
- the LOC104248661 gene encoding G-box-binding factor 1-like, with the protein MGAGEESTPTKPSKPASTQETQTTPSYPDWSSSMQAYYSAGATPPFFASPVASPASHPYLWGGQHPLMPPYGAPVPYPALYPPAGVYAHPNMATHTPNAVQANLESNRKDPEGKDRSTNKKLKASSGGKAGDSGKVASGSGNDGATQSDETRSEGTSDTNDENDNHEFAASKKGSFDQMLADGASAQNNPTTANYQTSMHANPVTVPATNLNIGMDAWNASSAGPGAIIIQPNANGPVIGHEGRMNDQWVQDERELKRQKRKQSNRESARRSRLRKQAECEELQRRVEALSGENHSLKDELQRLSEECEKLTSENSSIKEELTRLCGPDAVSKLESNGNASHLQSNVEEAN; encoded by the exons ATGGGAGCTGGGGAAGAGAGCACCCCTACAAAGCCTTCAAAACCGGCTTCAACTCAG GAGACACAAACTACACCCTCATATCCTGATTGGTCAAGCTCTATGCAG GCTTATTATAGCGCTGGAGCTACTCCTCCCTTCTTTGCCTCACCTGTTGCTTCTCCTGCTTCCCACCCATACTTGTGGGGAGGCCAG CATCCTCTTATGCCTCCTTATGGGGCTCCAGTCCCGTATCCAGCTTTATATCCTCCTGCTGGAGTTTATGCTCATCCTAACATGGCCACG CACACTCCAAACGCTGTGCAGGCAAATCTTGAATCAAACAGGAAGGATCCTGAAGGAAAGGATCGGAGTACGAACAAAAAGTTAAAGGCCAGTTCTGGTGGCAAGGCAGGCGACAGCGGGAAAGTTGCTTCGGGTTCTGGAAATGATGGTGCCACACAAAG TGATGAAACCAGAAGTGAAGGTACATCAGatacaaatgatgaaaatgatAACCAT GAATTTGCTGCAAGTAAGAAGGGAAGCTTTGATCAAATGCTTGCCGATG GAGCCAGTGCGCAGAATAATCCCACAACAGCAAATTACCAGACCTCTATGCATGCAAATCCTGTCACTGTGCCTGCAACTAACCTAAATATTGGAATGGATGCGTGGAATGCATCATCTGCCGGTCCTGGAGCGATCATAATACAGCCAAATGCGAATGGTCCAGTTATAGGACATGAAGGAAGGATGAATGATCAATGGGTTCAg GACGAACGTGAACTTAAAAGACAAAAGAGAAAGCAATCTAATAGGGAGTCAGCTAGGAGGTCAAGGCTACGTAAGCAG GCTGAGTGTGAAGAGCTGCAGCGTAGGGTAGAAGCTTTGAGCGGCGAGAATCATTCACTCAAAGATGAGCTCCAACGGCTCTCTGAGGAATGTGAGAAGCTTACGTCAGAGAATAGTTCGATAAAG GAAGAGTTAACGCGGTTGTGTGGGCCAGATGCTGTGTCTAAGCTAGAGAGCAACGGCAATGCCAGTCATCTACAATCTAACGTTGAGGAAGCTAATTAA
- the LOC104248663 gene encoding scarecrow-like protein 15 has translation MKVPFSSNDNVSSKPLINNNNNNNLRNATFPAAANGPNLCYEPKSVLELRRSPSPIVEKQVITNPDFSALCGGDDPLQLGDHVLSNFEDWDSLMRELGLQDDSASLSKSNHPQLSLTQSESLTQFHNLSEFSADSTQFPTSDFSFSENFPQQFQSVNQGNYINALDLSGDIHQNNWNVGFDYVDELIRFAECFETNAFQLAHVILARLNQRLRSAAGKPLQRAAFYFKEALQAQLAGSTRQTRPASSSDVIQTIKSYKIFSNISPIPMFSSFTANQAVLEAVDGSMLVHVIDFDIGLGGHWASFMKELADKAECRKANAPVLRITALVPEEYAVESRLIRENLTQFARELNIGFEIDFVLIRTFELLSFKAIKFMDGEKTAVLLSPAIFRRIGSGFVNDLRRISPNMVVHVDSEGLMGYGTASFRQTVIDGLEFYSTLLESLEAANIGGGNCGDWMRKIENFVLFPKIVEMVAAVGRRGGGSWKDAMVAAGFRPVGLSQFADFQADCLLGRVQVRGFHVAKRQAEMLLCWHDRALVATSAWRC, from the coding sequence ATGAAAGTGCCCTTTTCCTCTAATGACAACGTGAGTTCAAAACCATTgattaacaataacaacaacaacaacctccGGAACGCTACTTTTCCGGCCGCCGCCAACGGCCCTAATTTGTGCTACGAACCCAAATCAGTCCTCGAACTCCGCCGCAGTCCCAGCCCTATCGTTGAGAAGCAGGTGATAACAAATCCTGATTTCTCCGCCCTTTGCGGCGGCGACGATCCTCTCCAGCTAGGTGATCATGTTCTGAGCAACTTCGAAGATTGGGATTCTTTGATGAGAGAACTTGGCTTGCAAGACGATTCTGCTTCACTCTCAAAATCTAACCACCCTCAACTCAGCCTTACACAAAGCGAGTCGCTGACTCAGTTCCATAACCTCTCTGAATTCTCAGCTGACTCGACTCAGTTCCCTacctctgatttttctttctctgAGAATTTCCCTCAGCAATTTCAATCAGTGAATCAGGGAAATTACATTAACGCCCTTGATCTCTCCGGTGATATCCACCAGAATAATTGGAACGTAGGATTTGATTACGTGGATGAGCTCATTCGTTTCGCTGAGTGCTTCGAAACCAACGCGTTCCAGCTCGCACATGTGATACTGGCACGGCtcaatcaacggctcagatccgcCGCCGGAAAACCTCTCCAACGTGCTGCCTTTTACTTCAAGGAAGCACTCCAAGCCCAACTCGCTGGGTCAACTCGGCAGACTCGCCCTGCCAGCTCATCCGACGTGATTCAGACCATCAAATCCTACAAAATTTTCTCAAACATATCTCCAATCCCTATGTTCTCCAGCTTTACGGCGAATCAAGCCGTGCTTGAGGCAGTCGACGGCTCGATGCTAGTCCACGTCATCGACTTCGACATCGGACTCGGAGGCCACTGGGCTTCCTTCATGAAAGAGTTAGCCGATAAAGCCGAGTGTCGTAAAGCCAACGCGCCGGTTCTTCGAATTACGGCTCTAGTTCCTGAAGAGTACGCTGTGGAATCGAGGTTAATCAGAGAAAATTTAACACAATTTGCTCGTGAACTCAATATCGGTTTCGAAATAGATTTTGTGCTAATTCGAACTTTCGAGTTGTTATCCTTCAAAGCAATAAAGTTCATGGACGGAGAGAAGACAGCGGTGCTTTTATCCCCCGCTATCTTCCGACGGATCGGGTCAGGGTTTGTTAACGACCTCCGTCGTATTTCCCCTAACATGGTGGTACACGTGGACAGCGAAGGGCTGATGGGTTACGGAACAGCGTCGTTTCGTCAGACAGTGATTGATGGGCTGGAATTTTACTCTACGTTGCTGGAATCACTAGAAGCAGCAAATATCGGTGGCGGAAATTGTGGGGATTGGATgaggaaaattgaaaatttcgtGCTGTTCCCGAAGATAGTGGAGATGGTGGCGGCAGTAGGGCGGCGAGGAGGTGGTTCGTGGAAGGATGCGATGGTGGCTGCCGGATTCCGGCCGGTAGGATTAAGCCAGTTTGCAGATTTTCAAGCAGATTGTTTGTTAGGGAGGGTACAGGTTAGGGGATTCCACGTGGCAAAGAGACAAGCGGAGATGTTGCTGTGCTGGCATGATAGGGCCCTAGTAGCCACGTCAGCTTGGAGGTGTTAA